In Perognathus longimembris pacificus isolate PPM17 chromosome 3, ASM2315922v1, whole genome shotgun sequence, a single window of DNA contains:
- the LOC125348408 gene encoding LOW QUALITY PROTEIN: zinc finger protein 709-like (The sequence of the model RefSeq protein was modified relative to this genomic sequence to represent the inferred CDS: inserted 2 bases in 1 codon; deleted 1 base in 1 codon; substituted 1 base at 1 genomic stop codon), translated as MEKITFEDVAINFTREEWTLLKLSQKKLYRDVMLETLSNLASIEQKQEKEHNEVNCKNPREDLRQEEIDTELKHCYKCMHCGRSFPNSSTLQEHKRIHPGEKLYGHEQCGKTFAVCESLRGHGRIRTGEKPYLCKQCGKSFLLPPCLQRHKGTHTGEKPYGCQQCGKTFTFPSACQRHERSHTGEKPYECKQCGKTLKSSSSLKTHESIHSGEKSYECKQCGKAFTFSSALRRHERTHTGEKHFVCEKCGKAFTDSSHLQSHQRTHTGEKPYECKQCGKTFSVSCALRRHKRTHTGEKPFACEKCGKAFTDSSHLQSHQRTHTGERPYGCKQCGKTFTFPSALRRHQTIHTGEKPFGCKQCGKTFSVSCALQRHKVTHTGEKPFACEKCGKTFSISYALRRHKRTHTGEKRFTCEKCGKAFTDSCHLQSHQRTHTGEKPYECKQCGKTFTFPNALRRHQRIHSGEKSYGCKQCGKTFSVSCALRRHKMTHTGEKPFACEKCGKAFTDFSYLQSHQRTHTAEKPYECKQCGETFSGSCALRRHKRTHXGEKHFACEKCGKAFTDSSHLHSHQGTHTGEKPYEWXQCGKNIHFSSALRRHQTIHTGEKPYGCKQCGKTFSVSCALRRHKMTHTGEKHFACEKCGKVFTDSSHLQSHQRTHTGEKPYECKQCGKTFTFPSALRRHQTIHTGEKPYGCKQSGKTLKSSSAFTTHERTHTGEKPYGCKKCGKTFPSSSYLKAHERTHIGEKPNRCKQCGKTFTFSSHLQRHENTHIAEKQRM; from the exons GAGAAGATAACCTTTGAGGATGTGGCCATAAATTTCACCAGGGAAGAATGGACTTTGTTAAAACTTTCTCAAAAGAAGCTCTACAGAGATGTGATGTTGGAAACCTTGAGCAACCTGGCCTCTATTG aacAGAAGCAGGAAAAAGAACACAATGAAGTTAACTGCAAAAATCCCAGGGAAGACTTAAG ACAAGAAGAAATTGACACTGAACTTAAGCACTGCTATAAATGTATGCATTGTGGAAGATCCTTCCCTAACTCCAGTACCCTTCAAGAGCATAAAAGAATTCACCCTGGGGAGAAACTCTATGGACATGAGCAATGTGGGAAAACATTTGCTGTTTGCGAATCCCTTCGAGGACATGGAAGAATTcgtactggagagaaaccctacttATGTAAGCAATGTGGAAAAtcattccttcttcctccttgccTTCAAAGACATAAAGGaactcacacaggagagaaaccctatggatGTCAGCAGTGTGGGAAAACATTCACTTTTCCGAGTGCCTGTCAAAGACATGAAAGatctcacactggagagaaaccctatgaatgtaagcAATGTGGAAAAACCTTGAAGTCCTCTAGTTCCCTTAAAACACACGAAAGTATTCACAGTGGAGAGAAATCCTATGAATGTAAGCAATGTGGGAAAGCATTCACTTTTTCCAGTGCCCTTCGAAGGCACGAAAGAACTCACACTGGTGAGAAACACTTTGTATGTGAGAAGTGTGGCAAAGCCTTCACTGACTCTAGTCACCTTCAGTCACATCAAAGaactcacacaggagagaaaccctatgaatgtaagcAATGTGGGAAAACATTCAGTGTTTCCTGTGCCCTTCGAAGGCACAAAAgaactcacactggagagaagccctttgCATGTGAGAAGTGTGGCAAAGCCTTCACTGACTCTAGTCACCTTCAATCACATCAAAGAACTCACACAGGAGAGAGACCCTATGGATGTAAGCAGTGTGGGAAAACATTCACTTTTCCTAGTGCCCTTCGACGACACCAAAcaattcacactggagagaaaccctttgGATGTAAGCAGTGTGGGAAAACATTCAGTGTTTCCTGTGCCCTTCAAAGGCACAAAGTgactcacactggagagaaaccctttgCATGTGAAAAGTGTGGGAAAACATTCAGTATTTCCTATGCCCTTCGAAGGCACAAAAgaactcacactggagagaaacgcTTTACATGTGAGAAGTGTGGCAAAGCCTTCACTGACTCTTGTCATCTTCAGTCACATCAAAGaactcacacaggagagaaaccctatgaatgtaagcAATGTGGGAAAACATTCACTTTTCCCAATGCCCTTCGAAGACACCAAAGAATTCACAGTGGAGAGAAATCCTATGGATGTAAGCAGTGTGGGAAAACATTCAGTGTTTCCTGTGCCCTTCGAAGGCACAAAATgactcacactggagagaaaccctttgCATGTGAGAAGTGTGGCAAAGCCTTCACTGACTTCAGTTACCTTCAGTCACATCAAAGAACTCACACTGCagaaaaaccctatgaatgtaagcAATGTGGAGAAACATTCAGTGGTTCCTGTGCCCTTCGAAGGCACAAAAGAACTCA TGGAGAGAAACACTTTGCATGTGAGAAGTGTGGCAAAGCCTTCACTGACTCTAGTCACCTTCATTCACATCAAGGaactcacacaggagagaaaccctatgaatggtAGCAATGTGGGAAAAACATCCACTTTTCC AGTGCCCTTCGAAGACACCAAAcaattcacactggagagaaaccctatggatGTAAGCAGTGTGGGAAAACATTCAGTGTTTCCTGTGCCCTTCGAAGGCACAAAATgactcacactggagagaaacactTTGCATGTGAGAAGTGTGGCAAAGTCTTTACTGACTCTAGTCACCTTCAATCACATCAAAGaactcacacaggagagaaaccctatgaatgtaagcAATGTGGGAAAACATTCACTTTTCCTAGTGCCCTTCGAAGACACCAAAcaattcacactggagagaaaccctatggatGTAAGCAAAGTGGGAAAACCTTAAAGTCCTCTAGCGCCTTTACAACACATGAAAgaactcacactggagagaaaccctatggatGTAAGAAATGTGGGAAAACCTTCCCTTCTTCTAGTTACCTTAAAGCACATGAAAGAACTCACATTGGAGAGAAACCCAATAGATGTAAGCAATGTGGGAAAACATTTACTTTTTCCTCTCACCTTCAAAGACATGAAAACACTCACATTGCAGAGAAGCAAAGAATGTAA